The Triticum dicoccoides isolate Atlit2015 ecotype Zavitan chromosome 6A, WEW_v2.0, whole genome shotgun sequence genome has a window encoding:
- the LOC119316896 gene encoding uncharacterized protein LOC119316896 isoform X3, giving the protein MAQLVRPRDRDRYNQPKHPSPLSSPPPTLGGDQQPTSLFRRPDLILLPDGRRISIYEDRHGVLVTDALRWSTRPVEDVYMEVLYDLQTSPRDLPPPIAEPVPRRHRGRDAHQPPIRCILPDKRIIHAYNDRHGVLVTDDMDGSTRRVEDLFREVISDLPRYRPPPHMAKPARRHHLGGDPHKPLLILCLLPDDRIIHAYSDMYGFLVTKDMNGLTRPVQDVFREVLYDLWTRPRDSPPPVVDATEEDQTAAEQTATPSPHPSGSQFIDDLLNRASVAQKLKLAQMREDREPTVLASKELLGTTTLEESSITNALSLLQPTLHEDREPNVLASKELLDTTTLESITNASSPLQPTPLQPDMLSSKGASSTWAEEVTHSLTPPILARKPAGWNHQFFIRVDLGGFFHTYPELGGPFRSLEEANKAILCHLEKLRDRKMCTNDGLSSSEIAI; this is encoded by the exons ATGGCGCAGCTTGTCCGACCTCGCGACCGCGACCGCTACAACCAACCAAAGCacccctctcccctctcctcccctcctccgACGCTCGGAGGCGACCAGCAACCCACGTCCCTATTTCGTCGTCCCGACCTAATTCTTCTTCCCGACGGTCGACGAATCTCTATCTACGAAGATAGGCATGGAGTTCTCGTCACCGATGCCCTCCGCTGGTCGACACGACCCGTCGAAGATGTCTACATGGAAGTCCTCTACGATCTCCAGACGAGTCCGCGCGATCTTCCACCCCCCATCGCGGAGCCCGTCCCACGCCGCCACCGCGGCCGAGATGCCCACCAACCCCCTATCCGATGTATTCTTCCTGACAAGCGAATAATCCATGCCTACAATGATAGGCACGGGGTTCTCGTCACCGACGACATGGACGGGTCGACACGACGTGTCGAAGATCTCTTCAGGGAAGTCATCTCCGACCTGCCCCGCTATCGTCCACCGCCCCACATGGCGAAGCCCGCCCGACGCCACCACCTCGGTGGCGATCCCCACAAACCCCTTCTTATCCTATGTCTTCTTCCTGACGACCGCATAATTCATGCCTACAGTGATATGTATGGGTTTCTCGTCACCAAAGACATGAACGGGTTGACACGGCCCGTCCAAGATGTCTTCAGGGAAGTCCTCTACGACCTCTGGACGAGGCCCCGCGATTCTCCACCGCC GGTTGTTGATGCCACCGAGGAAGATCAGACTGCAGCTGAACAAACGGCCACTCCAAGCCCTCATCCCTCCGGATCGCAATTCATCGATGATCTGCTGAACAGAGCTTCTGTTGCCCAAAAGCTGAAGCTGGCTCAAAT GCGTGAGGACAGAGAACCAACTGTCTTGGCCTCGAAGGAGCTTCTTGGCACTACAACACTGGAAGAGTCATCAATTACTAATGCTTTGTCTCTGCTGCAGCCTACACT gCATGAGGACAGAGAACCAAATGTCCTGGCCTCGAAGGAGCTGCTTGACACTACAACACTGGAGTCAATCACTAACGCTTCCTCTCCGCTGCAGCCTACACC ATTGCAGCCAGATATGTTGTCATCCAAGGGCGCTTCCTCCACATGGGCAGAGGAGGTGACTCACTCGCTGACGCCGCCCATTTTGGCCCGGAAACCTGCCGGTTGGAATCATCAATTTTTCATCAGAGTAGATCTTGGGGGATTTTTCCACACATATCCTGAGCTGGGTGGGCCGTTCCGGAGCTTGGAGGAAGCTAACAAGGCTATACTCTGCCACCTTGAAAAACTACGTGATCGGAAAAT GTGCACAAACGATGGGCTTTCCAGTTCGGAGATTGCTATATGA
- the LOC119316896 gene encoding uncharacterized protein LOC119316896 isoform X1 produces MAQLVRPRDRDRYNQPKHPSPLSSPPPTLGGDQQPTSLFRRPDLILLPDGRRISIYEDRHGVLVTDALRWSTRPVEDVYMEVLYDLQTSPRDLPPPIAEPVPRRHRGRDAHQPPIRCILPDKRIIHAYNDRHGVLVTDDMDGSTRRVEDLFREVISDLPRYRPPPHMAKPARRHHLGGDPHKPLLILCLLPDDRIIHAYSDMYGFLVTKDMNGLTRPVQDVFREVLYDLWTRPRDSPPPVVDATEEDQTAAEQTATPSPHPSGSQFIDDLLNRASVAQKLKLAQMREDREPTVLASKELLGTTTLEESSITNALSLLQPTLREDKEPNVLTSKGLLGTTTLEESITNASSLLQPTLHEDREPNVLASKELLDTTTLESITNASSPLQPTPLQPDMLSSKGASSTWAEEVTHSLTPPILARKPAGWNHQFFIRVDLGGFFHTYPELGGPFRSLEEANKAILCHLEKLRDRKMCTNDGLSSSEIAI; encoded by the exons ATGGCGCAGCTTGTCCGACCTCGCGACCGCGACCGCTACAACCAACCAAAGCacccctctcccctctcctcccctcctccgACGCTCGGAGGCGACCAGCAACCCACGTCCCTATTTCGTCGTCCCGACCTAATTCTTCTTCCCGACGGTCGACGAATCTCTATCTACGAAGATAGGCATGGAGTTCTCGTCACCGATGCCCTCCGCTGGTCGACACGACCCGTCGAAGATGTCTACATGGAAGTCCTCTACGATCTCCAGACGAGTCCGCGCGATCTTCCACCCCCCATCGCGGAGCCCGTCCCACGCCGCCACCGCGGCCGAGATGCCCACCAACCCCCTATCCGATGTATTCTTCCTGACAAGCGAATAATCCATGCCTACAATGATAGGCACGGGGTTCTCGTCACCGACGACATGGACGGGTCGACACGACGTGTCGAAGATCTCTTCAGGGAAGTCATCTCCGACCTGCCCCGCTATCGTCCACCGCCCCACATGGCGAAGCCCGCCCGACGCCACCACCTCGGTGGCGATCCCCACAAACCCCTTCTTATCCTATGTCTTCTTCCTGACGACCGCATAATTCATGCCTACAGTGATATGTATGGGTTTCTCGTCACCAAAGACATGAACGGGTTGACACGGCCCGTCCAAGATGTCTTCAGGGAAGTCCTCTACGACCTCTGGACGAGGCCCCGCGATTCTCCACCGCC GGTTGTTGATGCCACCGAGGAAGATCAGACTGCAGCTGAACAAACGGCCACTCCAAGCCCTCATCCCTCCGGATCGCAATTCATCGATGATCTGCTGAACAGAGCTTCTGTTGCCCAAAAGCTGAAGCTGGCTCAAAT GCGTGAGGACAGAGAACCAACTGTCTTGGCCTCGAAGGAGCTTCTTGGCACTACAACACTGGAAGAGTCATCAATTACTAATGCTTTGTCTCTGCTGCAGCCTACACT GCGTGAGGACAAAGAACCAAATGTCTTGACCTCGAAGGGGCTGCTTGGCACTACAACACTGGAGGAGTCAATCACTAACGCCTCCTCTCTGCTGCAGCCTACACT gCATGAGGACAGAGAACCAAATGTCCTGGCCTCGAAGGAGCTGCTTGACACTACAACACTGGAGTCAATCACTAACGCTTCCTCTCCGCTGCAGCCTACACC ATTGCAGCCAGATATGTTGTCATCCAAGGGCGCTTCCTCCACATGGGCAGAGGAGGTGACTCACTCGCTGACGCCGCCCATTTTGGCCCGGAAACCTGCCGGTTGGAATCATCAATTTTTCATCAGAGTAGATCTTGGGGGATTTTTCCACACATATCCTGAGCTGGGTGGGCCGTTCCGGAGCTTGGAGGAAGCTAACAAGGCTATACTCTGCCACCTTGAAAAACTACGTGATCGGAAAAT GTGCACAAACGATGGGCTTTCCAGTTCGGAGATTGCTATATGA
- the LOC119316896 gene encoding uncharacterized protein LOC119316896 isoform X2 has product MAQLVRPRDRDRYNQPKHPSPLSSPPPTLGGDQQPTSLFRRPDLILLPDGRRISIYEDRHGVLVTDALRWSTRPVEDVYMEVLYDLQTSPRDLPPPIAEPVPRRHRGRDAHQPPIRCILPDKRIIHAYNDRHGVLVTDDMDGSTRRVEDLFREVISDLPRYRPPPHMAKPARRHHLGGDPHKPLLILCLLPDDRIIHAYSDMYGFLVTKDMNGLTRPVQDVFREVLYDLWTRPRDSPPPVVDATEEDQTAAEQTATPSPHPSGSQFIDDLLNRASVAQKLKLAQMREDREPTVLASKELLGTTTLEESSITNALSLLQPTLREDKEPNVLTSKGLLGTTTLEESITNASSLLQPTLHEDREPNVLASKELLDTTTLESITNASSPLQPTPLQPDMLSSKGASSTWAEEVTHSLTPPILARKPAGWNHQFFIRVDLGGFFHTYPELGGPFRSLEEANKAILCHLEKLRDRKM; this is encoded by the exons ATGGCGCAGCTTGTCCGACCTCGCGACCGCGACCGCTACAACCAACCAAAGCacccctctcccctctcctcccctcctccgACGCTCGGAGGCGACCAGCAACCCACGTCCCTATTTCGTCGTCCCGACCTAATTCTTCTTCCCGACGGTCGACGAATCTCTATCTACGAAGATAGGCATGGAGTTCTCGTCACCGATGCCCTCCGCTGGTCGACACGACCCGTCGAAGATGTCTACATGGAAGTCCTCTACGATCTCCAGACGAGTCCGCGCGATCTTCCACCCCCCATCGCGGAGCCCGTCCCACGCCGCCACCGCGGCCGAGATGCCCACCAACCCCCTATCCGATGTATTCTTCCTGACAAGCGAATAATCCATGCCTACAATGATAGGCACGGGGTTCTCGTCACCGACGACATGGACGGGTCGACACGACGTGTCGAAGATCTCTTCAGGGAAGTCATCTCCGACCTGCCCCGCTATCGTCCACCGCCCCACATGGCGAAGCCCGCCCGACGCCACCACCTCGGTGGCGATCCCCACAAACCCCTTCTTATCCTATGTCTTCTTCCTGACGACCGCATAATTCATGCCTACAGTGATATGTATGGGTTTCTCGTCACCAAAGACATGAACGGGTTGACACGGCCCGTCCAAGATGTCTTCAGGGAAGTCCTCTACGACCTCTGGACGAGGCCCCGCGATTCTCCACCGCC GGTTGTTGATGCCACCGAGGAAGATCAGACTGCAGCTGAACAAACGGCCACTCCAAGCCCTCATCCCTCCGGATCGCAATTCATCGATGATCTGCTGAACAGAGCTTCTGTTGCCCAAAAGCTGAAGCTGGCTCAAAT GCGTGAGGACAGAGAACCAACTGTCTTGGCCTCGAAGGAGCTTCTTGGCACTACAACACTGGAAGAGTCATCAATTACTAATGCTTTGTCTCTGCTGCAGCCTACACT GCGTGAGGACAAAGAACCAAATGTCTTGACCTCGAAGGGGCTGCTTGGCACTACAACACTGGAGGAGTCAATCACTAACGCCTCCTCTCTGCTGCAGCCTACACT gCATGAGGACAGAGAACCAAATGTCCTGGCCTCGAAGGAGCTGCTTGACACTACAACACTGGAGTCAATCACTAACGCTTCCTCTCCGCTGCAGCCTACACC ATTGCAGCCAGATATGTTGTCATCCAAGGGCGCTTCCTCCACATGGGCAGAGGAGGTGACTCACTCGCTGACGCCGCCCATTTTGGCCCGGAAACCTGCCGGTTGGAATCATCAATTTTTCATCAGAGTAGATCTTGGGGGATTTTTCCACACATATCCTGAGCTGGGTGGGCCGTTCCGGAGCTTGGAGGAAGCTAACAAGGCTATACTCTGCCACCTTGAAAAACTACGTGATCGGAAAATGTAA